Genomic segment of Coturnix japonica isolate 7356 chromosome 24, Coturnix japonica 2.1, whole genome shotgun sequence:
ACGGTGCCTAAACCTGGATAAGCCACGCCACAGCGAGTGTTTTTATAGCACTAAGCTTTCTTTCCACATCAGCAtaattaaagcagcagcagcatgtgtAAGGGCAAAGCTGCTGTGAGCGCTGCCATAgtcttcttgctgctgcttgaaTCAATGCTCTCTGATTGGAAAAGGGATTTATTACTGGGGTAAAACCCggggaggagaaaaataatgttatttctcATCAGTTACACTGAACAGACCTTCACCTTCTGACATCAAACACGATTTCCAATGGCAACGCCAACCCGTGCAGCAACACAAGCGCGGCAGAAGGGCTGCAACCCAAAGACATCAACCAGATTCCTCATGTAATtaaataatctttattttataaaacatcATACAAAGCTTCTACACCATTCACTGGTGGAACATTAGTTGCTATTACACAGTAATTCAAACACGAGTTATTATTTCACGCTAGTTCTGCAGCTCCCTTTTACAGCCTGCAGGTTGGCCTGAGGGCAGATCCCACCCTGTGCTCCATACAGCTTTGTACTTCTACCTTGGGGCTGGGATTCCATGCTGGAGCCCAATAGGCAGATGACAAGCCTTGCTTTGTAACATCTCACCCTAAGCAGCATATTTAGGGGATGTGTTCTGGACATTCCCTCACCACACATCCCTGGATGTCAAAACAGATACCTACAGTCCTAGGGAAGAACATCAATGCTCGCTCTAACTGCAAGTCCTGATGGGGCTCCTGCTAAAGGATAACGCTGCTCACCCAGAGAGCTAAAGGCAGGAATGTGTGGCTGGAGAGCTTTAACAGTCAGGgtgaagaggagggagaaggtCCCCAAAATGCTCCACATCAAGGGTGGCACCTTTTGGGTTCAGAGCACCAAGTCCTGCAAGGCGCTcacactgagcagagctgctgagttATCCTTATGTTAGCAAATAAGTGACAGAATGGAGTTAGGAAGGGTAGCTCAACCACTTCTCCCAAAGGAAACACTGGGATAAAGAGCAAAGTGGATACAACcatcattttgtgtttctgtagcACCTCTGGAGTAAAGGTCTGAAAGTGCACAACAGATGGAAACAtcaccccttcccccccattCACACATGGGGAAATGAGGCACCGGGTTAGGAAGTTCAGTGACTTGCCCAAGGTCACCCAACAGGCTGAAGGATGAGCCAGGAACCCCAGCTCCCATAAAACACACCAACCTGCTTCTTCCTAGCAGGACAAAGTGTCATCTAGCTGCCTAGACTGTACAGAACACGGAACACCAACATCTAGTGCTATATTCCCATTTCTTCCAAGATCACACCAGTGCTGAAGGAGTGAGCTGCTAGCACTGCTATGCACACCCACGCTGCTGGACCAGTTGTGTTGAGGAGGTAACAGTAGCCCTTCTTTCCGTCATATAATTTAAGGTGTGCTTACACACGTGCTGAGCCAGCCTCTGCCAGGCCAAGCATTGCAGATCCCATGGCATAGCTCCACCATTACATTTCAATGGAGTTATGCCAGGAATAAGTTTGGCTCCAGAACTGCCAACGTGTGCTGGCTTCTCTCCCGACAGCGGCATCTCAGGCACGATCCCCTCCTTGCCAGCCCGTGAGCTCAAGGAAGTCCTTACTCAGCATCAGTGGCTTTTCAGATGCCCGTTTGTTCTCAGGCTCAGCTCCTCACCCCTCTGGCTTCTCCACGCGTGGTATTTCTTCATGCTCTTCCTCCGGGCAAAGCGGCAGATGCTGACCATGAAGACCCAGGAGACAGCGTACATGATGACACCACCCAGCTTGATGTACCAGCGGGGCTTTGGCGAGGCCAGCTCGCAGTACATCAGCCAAGCCCCCACCCCAATCCGCACCCCAGTGAATAGCACCACGAAGAAGAAGTCCACCATGTCCCCAGCGAGGCTGTGATAGCAGCCCATCTCCTTGAGGAACCAGCGAGCTTGGAGCAGTGGGTTGGTGATCTCGCTGCCAAAGATGACTGCGTTGACTTCGGCGGCCGACTCACCGAGCGCCAGCGATGCGGTGATGCCCACAATGCTCACCAGGTGGTGGGCCAGCATCAGGGCACCCTCCGTCTGGAAGTACACACACCAGCAGAGGTCGAAGAGGAAATAGCCCAGGCTCAAGCACAGCCCGTGAACCTGCAGGGTTGTGTTTGGGGATCCTGCAATGAAGATTTAGGGCATAGCATTAGGGCACAGAGGGTACGAGGTGGGatctgcagcaggagggatCTGCACCACAACTCTTGCCACTCACCTGGGTGACTCAGAGGCCAGGGGCCGTCGATAAAGCCAATGTAAGCAGAGAGACACGTAGCAAGGATGCCGTGGGTCAGTGTGACCAGCCTGCAGCTCCATTCATAGCTCCGGTGCTTGTAGCGATGGCAGAACCAGGCATAGAGGGAAAGCCAGGCCATCAGGCTACAGGCTGCCCGCAGGGGCAGGGCAAGCAGCATCCTGGTATGGGGATGGAAGGACAAAAGGCATCAGGAGCTCTAAAATTTGATCATGTCAGCACTGGACATGCTGGGATAAGCGGGTGCCCCCACATCATGTGTTGTCTTGCTAGATCCAATGCTAACTACTCTtcccaccccactgcccccTCCACAGGGATGCATAGGGGTGGTGAAAAGAGGAGTGAGATGGGGCTGAGCTCTCCCACCTGTGGACCTCACACCCTTTTTCCTGGCACCGAGACCTTCAAACCTGTGAGATGCCAAAGGGTTATTAGCAGTGATGCCCACACACCTGGAATACGAGGTATGTATAGTTCTAGCTGAGAGCTCAGAAGGAGCTGAGTCATGGCACCTCTTCCAGCCGTGTCACAGCTGTGTCACCGAGTGTCACCGGTCCCGTTGGAGGTGAAGAACACCGGGAAGACCGCACGTGGTGCGGGGTCGGGGCTGACTCACAGCCGTCCAGCCCGGCCTGTTTTAAGCGTCACCAGCAGGGCTCGGGCGGGATAAACAAAGCCATTATGTTCTAATGGGAGCACGGGGAGATGAAACACGGACACGACGAACCGCTCCGACCGGTGACAGCAGCTGAGCTCGAGGCGTCCGGG
This window contains:
- the TLCD5 gene encoding TLC domain-containing protein 5 yields the protein MLLALPLRAACSLMAWLSLYAWFCHRYKHRSYEWSCRLVTLTHGILATCLSAYIGFIDGPWPLSHPGSPNTTLQVHGLCLSLGYFLFDLCWCVYFQTEGALMLAHHLVSIVGITASLALGESAAEVNAVIFGSEITNPLLQARWFLKEMGCYHSLAGDMVDFFFVVLFTGVRIGVGAWLMYCELASPKPRWYIKLGGVIMYAVSWVFMVSICRFARRKSMKKYHAWRSQRGEELSLRTNGHLKSH